A single window of Bacteroidota bacterium DNA harbors:
- a CDS encoding DUF2190 family protein — protein MKKIYFALTFSILLFFAFNTNAQDRRIRKDFDAGTILISVNQELNNGNEFDQSSKPYQEEIIGIATGNKNPSKKSDVVAKEGTTYIKVNNENGNIKKGDLITTSSISGVGMKATKSGMVIGIALEDANQNDGIVKAKILIQYVKQ, from the coding sequence ATGAAAAAAATATATTTCGCTCTAACATTTTCTATATTACTCTTTTTTGCATTTAATACAAATGCACAGGATCGCAGGATTCGTAAGGACTTTGATGCAGGCACAATTTTAATATCTGTCAATCAAGAATTAAATAACGGCAATGAGTTTGACCAATCCTCAAAACCTTATCAAGAGGAGATTATTGGTATTGCGACTGGAAATAAAAACCCATCAAAAAAAAGTGATGTAGTTGCAAAAGAAGGCACAACTTATATTAAGGTTAATAATGAAAATGGCAATATTAAAAAGGGAGACCTTATAACTACATCATCTATATCTGGCGTTGGAATGAAAGCAACAAAATCAGGAATGGTCATAGGTATTGCCTTAGAAGACGCAAACCAAAATGATGGTATTGTTAAAGCAAAAATTTTAATTCAATACGTTAAACAATAA